A genomic region of Corticium candelabrum chromosome 22, ooCorCand1.1, whole genome shotgun sequence contains the following coding sequences:
- the LOC134197485 gene encoding uncharacterized protein LOC134197485 yields the protein MTTCNCGASLDSSGYHLLTCKTGGGPVWSHESLASVWSDCLRELHIHHRREPRHRYANSNDRPDIVAFDSDSGCNVDLDIALAHPWSSDIFPRSSETDGAAAERREERKKSKYEKDCLPGGTAVSLIPLVMEHFGRWGVMGRNFLQKLAKKSCDEIGRPNAAEFLDFWRKRFSLQLQKCNAKVILRKMASLSSDTSSAKYSTQFFSH from the coding sequence atgacaacatgcaactgtgGTGCCTCCCTGGACAGCagtgggtaccatctgctaaCATGCAAAACCGGTGGAGGGCCAGTTTGGTCGCACGAATCGCTTGCATCAGTCTGGTCTGATTGCCTGCGGGAGCTGCACATCCATCATCGAAGGGAACCGAGGCATCGGTATGCCAATTCCAATGACCGGCCAGACATTGTAGCCTTCGACTCAGACTCTGGGTGCAATGTGGATCTGGACATAGCtctagcacacccatggagctcgGACATCTTCCCTAGATCTTCGGAAACAGATGGCGCCGCTgctgagagaagagaggagagaaaaaagtcaaaatacGAGAAGGATTGTCTACCAGGTGGAACTGCTGTCAGTCTCATTCCTCTGgttatggagcattttggacgcTGGGGTGTCATGGGAAGAAACTTCCTGcagaaactagcaaagaaatcatgtgacgaaattggtagaccaaacgctgcagagttccttgacttttggcgaaaaagattctcccttcagctgcaaaaatgcaatgccaaagtcatactgaggaagatggcaagcttgtcaagtgacacaagtagcgctaagtactcaacccagttctttagccactag
- the LOC134197443 gene encoding kelch domain-containing protein 10-like, translating into MDERDPLLNRLRPIAIPEGCVKPHARSGHRSVANQSALYVFGGYHGDGHKLFREIWKFDVHREEWECIQCSGDGPTSVASSSVVMSGDVIITFGGSGVPFGYSNSNEIHLLSIKSHHWSRLQCSGNVPESQYGTSAALTRYGQIVLFGGTSGSLFNADVHILDLRTKSYKEVKAMGAPKPRYRHEVVWDDDRFYTIGGCTLREDFPFDIIHSFEYDTMTWHQHHCSPAMSDGFPSPRRFHSCAKYGDNVYMCGGTTFLDHIYNDVWRLDLTTFQWTKMWQTLPTPVFFPTVQLSLQLDVFMYLVGA; encoded by the exons ATGGATGAACGCGATCCGCTGCTGAATCGACTGCGGCCCATTGCAATTCCAGAAG GATGCGTTAAGCCGCATGCGCGAAGCGGCCACCGATCTGTCGCTAATCAGTCAGCGCTTTATGTTTTCGGCGGTTATCACGGCGACGGACACAAGCTCTTCAGAGAG ATTTGGAAGTTTGATGTTCACAGAGAAGAATGGGAATGCATACAGTGCAGCGGGGATGGACCGACGTCTGTAGCGTCTAGTTCAG TGGTAATGAGTGGTGATGTAATAATCACATTTGGAGGCTCAGGAG TTCCATTTGGTTATTCAAATAGCAACGAAATTCATTTGCTGAGTATCAAAAGCCATCACTGGTCGCGTCTCCAGTGCTCAGGCAACGTTCCCGAATCTCAGTATGGAACG AGTGCAGCTCTTACAAGATATGGACAGATCGTGTTGTTTGGTGGTACGTCGGGTTCATTATTTAATGCGGATGTTCACATCTTGGATTTAAGAACAAAGTCTTACAAGGAAGTGAAAGCGATGGGAGCACCGAAGCCGAG ATATCGTCATGAGGTCGTGTGGGATGACGATCGGTTCTATACAATCGGTGGCTGCACTTTACGAGAGGATTTCCCATTTGATATT ATTCATTCGTTTGAGTATGACACAATGACTTGGCATCAACATCACTGCAGTCCAGCTATGTCGGACG GATTTCCTTCTCCAAGACGTTTTCACAGCTGTGCCAAATACGGAGACA ATGTCTATATGTGTGGTGGAACGACTTTCCTCGATCATATTTACAATGACGTCTGGCGTCTCGATTTGACGACCTTCCAATGGACAAAAATGTGGCAAACTCTTCCAACACCGGTCTTCTTCCCCACAGTGCAGCTTTCACTCCA GCTGGATGTCTTTATGTATTTGGTGGGTGCATGA
- the LOC134197444 gene encoding uncharacterized protein LOC134197444, whose protein sequence is MMRLGCDIPASSTSCDCGKELDIQGYHLITCKTGGGPVHTHNSIVSAWSNCLSQLNLLHKLEPQYRYVNSDKRSDILIFDPDSGGDIELDVSLARPWRLDSVKAASREEGVAAMKRE, encoded by the coding sequence ATGATGAGGTTGGGATGTGACATTCCTGCATCGAGCACTAGTTGTGATTGCGGCAAAGAACTGGACATCCAAGGATACCATCTAATCACTTGTAAGACTGGAGGTGGTCCAgtgcacactcacaactcaatcgtgtcagcatggtctaactgcctttctcaactcaacttgctACACAAACTAGAGCCACAATACCGGTACgtcaacagtgacaagaggTCGGACATCCTCATTTTTGACCCAGATTCGGGTGGagacattgaattagatgTGTCGTTGGCTCGTCCATGGCGTTTGGACTCAGTGAAGGCAGCCTCCAGAGAAGaaggagtagcagcaatgaaacggGAATAG
- the LOC134197442 gene encoding zinc finger C3HC-type protein 1-like — MACNARLCVVLPPVWDRDEHQRTTNEYKEKLASGHYDFCVWKGSKSPDWFLGLPKRTYAEWLCDFQTRFDSLVQLRDNTPFIHDNALHHLDGLDGEMIGSLLTLVKHSESDFDLTACVLAMCGWEASASTCGASQHIIITCSTCKRRILHSSLLVVSDLQHTTVKHQSSPTKRQTNSIDTIVMKTPSEEKTSSYESNRLVEGDNADGACREREEHDTTGSSNVCSVPTETDVTQRDSEDGNAGVRRVEGRETSMAANSEEGDDITATEREQVCSKNGAMESTPTRDDQHTPQSLISNLFKVERLPFDVISEHSSWCPWISPPYVSTIAKTKVLTACQPGWQALVDLLSPSSCSTHQRAKTSAGETVTTVRKLLKTFT, encoded by the exons ATGGCATGCAACGCACGTCTTTGTGTAGTTCTTCCACCCGTTTGGGACAGAGATGAGCATCAGCGAACAACCAACGAGTACAAAGAGAAATTGGCAAGTGGACACTACGACTTCTGTGTGTGGAAGGGATCTAAATCACCAG ATTGGTTCCTTGGTTTGCCGAAGAGAACATATGCAGAGTGGCTTTGTGATTTTCAAACTCGATTTGACTCGCTCGTACAACTTAGAGACAACACACCTTTTATACACGACAATGCTCTTCATCATCTG GATGGTTTAGATGGTGAGATGATTGGAAGTCTCTTGACTTTAGTGAAACACAGTGAATCAGATTTCGATCTGACGGCTTGTGTATTAGCCATGTGTGGCTGGGAGGCCAG TGCATCGACATGTGGAGCATCACAGCACATCATTATTACATGCTCTACATGCAAACGAAGGATCCTTCATTCTTCTCTCCTTGTTGTATCCGATCTTCAACACACTACAGTCAAGCATCAAAGCTCTCccacaaagagacaaacaaattcaatAGACACAATCGTCATGAAGACCCCCAGTGAAGAAAAAACAAGTTCATATGAAAGTAACAGACTTGTGGAAGGCGATAATGCAGATGGTGCTTgtagggagagagaggagcaTGACACAACAGGCTCGTCTAATGTCTGTAGCGTTCCAACCGAGACTGATGTCACTCAGAGAGACAGTGAAGATGGGAATGCAGGTGTGCGCCGTGTAGAGGGAAGGGAGACAAGCATGGCAGCGAACAGCGAAGAGGGAGACGACATAACTGCAACAGAGAGAGAACAAGTTTGTAGCAAGAATGGAGCAATGGAATCAACTCCGACTAGAGACGaccaacacacaccacagtcattgatatcaaatttatttaag GTTGAGCGACTACCGTTTGATGTGATATCAGAGCACTCGTCTTGGTGTCCGTGGATCTCACCACCATACGTCTCTACGATCGCCAAGACCAAAGTTCTCACAGCTTGTCAGCCAGGATGGCAAGCTCTAGTCGACTTGTTGAGTCCAAGTAGTTGCTCAACACATCAA aGAGCGAAGACATCTGCAGGGGAAACCGTAACTACAGTCAGAAAATTGCTGAAGACTTTTACTTAG
- the LOC134197167 gene encoding ubiquitin-conjugating enzyme E2 H-like → MCSPSPGKSRIDRDVIKLIESNHDVTILSGLNEFYVKFFGPPGTPYEGGVWKVRVDLPDKYPFKSPSIGFMNRIYHPNIDEASGTVCLDVINQAWTALYDLKNIFEAFLPQLLAYPNPTDPLNGDAAALYLHKPEQYKLKITDYVKKYATEEALKQQEKESSSSESSMSDFSEDEAEGMDL, encoded by the exons ATGTGCTCACCATCACCCGGTAAAAGCAGGATCGACCGCGATGTAATAAAACT AATCGAGAGCAATCACGACGTAACGATACTCAGCGGACTGAACGAGTTCTACGTCAAGTTTTTTGGCCCACCAGGAA CGCCGTACGAAGGCGGAGTGTGGAAGGTGCGCGTCGATCTGCCCGACAAGTATCCGTTCAAGTCGCCGTCGATTG GATTTATGAATAGGATCTACCATCCAAACATCGACGAAGC ATCTGGTACTGTTTGTCTCGATGTCATCAATCAGGCATGGACGGCGTTATATG ATTTGAAGAATATATTTGAGGCGTTTTTGCCACAGCTGCTTGCTTATCCGAACCCAACGGATCCGCTGAATGGCGATGCCGCTGCACTTTATTTACACAAGCCAGAGCAGTATAAATTGAAAATAACAG ATTATGTGAAGAAGTATGCGACAGAAGAGGCGctaaaacaacaagaaaaggAGTCGTCATCAAGTGAAAGCTCAATGAGTGATTTCTCCGAAGACGAAGCAGAAGGAATGGACCTATAG